In Ischnura elegans chromosome 3, ioIscEleg1.1, whole genome shotgun sequence, the sequence TCCCGATCGCCCGTTGCGCCTAGGGGCGCGAATACTCCAGGGTTTAACTtctaaattcaggtaaattcatcatgtagccatttcatcaccatcacaagtttagataaagtatttctaattttaagattgtgcacattgaattctttaaaaatttaaccatgtatcttttttgcgtatagatattacctttgtatttttcataaatttatcttggaattaaaTAATGACGACAGGACTCGTACTCTGCAGTGTGCGCATACAGTCTGACAAATTAACTACGGAACGAGTAATTTTATGAcgtactttttatctaaatttccgcattttcatatttttaaatgtggtatGTGACGAAATCAAGTGACTCAGTGCGGTTGTGTAGTTGATGCGGCATTTCTACTCGTGCTAATGAACGCGTATTTTTATTGACTATTGATACTTGGGAGCAGTAGTCGGTTTCCGTTCCATATCAGTGGTACGTATTCAAATCagtaatggaaagattcaataatctaAATAGCATTATCTTCATTATAACTCTCTTTAGATTAAGTGTTAAATAGTCGAgggatgtaatattcgtggggcaAAGTAATATATTCTGGAGGCCCCTGTTTGTTAACCtttaattatctacatctatatgataccccgcaagccgcctaaaaggcgtgtggcagggggtgttaggacaccagccgtttccagctaaaaaaataaataaatgaagtactctaacgaggttggtactagcgtttattaaagtcctttatggttcgggggaaaaacgaattcctatatctatccgttcggcaaaacacctctcttaatttatcgcttctatcgtacctggaaatatggtgtggctctaatattatgttctctgtgtcggtctcaaagatatccattctcaattgttcaagcaatctgagcctagcgcgcagcctccgagtcttcaatggctcccagcctaattcgcttaacatctgggtaacggtgtctgtacgtccgtagcagtttttgacgaaacgcgcagccttcctttgtattttattcagttcgcggattaagtttttctgcacgggatcccatacgctcgctgcatattcaaggtgcggtcggacgagagcgaaatagcacctttcattcacattctcatccgaaaatcttcccacagtacgcttgacgaatcctaatttcttcagggctatgccgcaaatatgctttatatgtgtaccccacgtgaggttcgaggttatcgtaactcccaggtatttcacttcgtctgtttcctttatgttaataccatccactgcataaacatggtttgagttggacgaatttcgcaagtaatgtaacgccatgcatttgctcagattaagtttgagtccccactctaggctccacaaatgaacgttgttcaggtcagatgatagaatttcatagtcagagtgatcacaaatttcgcgatagatgacagcgtcgtcagcaaataaacgtattttactgataatgcgggagcagagatcataaatgtatataatgaacaacagggggccgattacgcttccttgtggaacacctggtgtaacttttacaacctcagagctaattccgtcaagaactaccttttgtttacgatctctgagaaagtcgcgtatccagtttacaactgcctcgtttaatccgcatgagtgtaatttgtataaaagtttgttgtgaggtacagtgtcgaaagctttcttaaaatctagaaatagtgcgtcaacttgtcttttcgattcaccagattttaaaacgtcgtgaagaaagagcgcgagctgtgtttcgcatgatctaccttatcggaatccgtgctgacagtcatggaggaagttacgtctgtccaagaaagtcatgatattgctaaggATGATATGCTCAACTATCTTGCCAAtaatcgatgttattgaaatcgggcggtagttgcctgggtcatgtctgtttctctttttgaatatgggcgtaacgcttgcaattttccagtctagcggtaacttcccttcggagagtgactaattgaatatgatctctaaataaggtgcgatcttTGGAGccaactccttgaggacacgcgcgggtattccctccggacccggagatttactattcttaatggattgtagttgtttagttatcccatcacgttgtatagatatttcttccatcgtttcgtcagtatgtgggatgtctaaattgaattgagtatcgtcagtagtgtatacactttcgaagttggaatttaaagagttagctttgtccatgttttcggtgacaagtttaccatctttatcaaataacgttaattcataataattaataaatcataatttatcaaagctctctcgcgtacgaccaaaatgaTTTCGGATTCTCTTCAAGTAATTCTCCAGGTActcttttcttaaactttcgcattgcagtgcgcattgatttcttggttattgagcgttgtgcagcgtaactttctttagcttcaagttccttcaatttattacgtgtcgtaatggactttctgtacaagttgtatagttttctctgtttcctaagttcccttctgacgtcgttgttgtaccagcgaggttccttattatcacctttcagtttttgcggaacatGTTCGTTTATcgcttggcgcagaatttctaagaagtttttccatgttacgtctgtgctttggtcctttgatgtaactacgaattttttgtaggagtcattaagcatctcgccaaattttatgaagttgcatttatcaaataaataaatattgcgtttcggttttacggctgacactacatcaatttttaacgttgcaaaaattactctgtgatcgcttataccgtcaataatatcgatttcttttatcaacttaggatggcttactgctataaggtctaatatcttatttcctctcgtaggcttgtcaactacttgggcaagAGATTGATTTGCAAGCATGCTGAGTAATacttcgctgatttctctattccttgaattctgTTTTACAgtataagtatcccagtttatggatggaagattaaaagcCCCCCCGActattactattacacttttactgtctctctgagtaaattcggatatttgattttctagaaggtacatattatcgacttcggagttcggcggtctataaaaggagcaaacatgaatactccttttgtttcgttgtttaattgtacaccgtacgctttctatttcgttgtcaattatttcgtgggcggcactgtgtaaatgtgattcaactgctataaaaactccgccacctgttctattgcgtcgatcgcatctgtaaattttatactgtGGAGGAAAAAACTTCGCTATCGCttctatcttccgtaagccaactctctgttcccatgaccacgtctgcgttctgaaaaatatgctcgatgtcggcgcgcttgttttttacgctacggcaattacctacaacaaggttaatgtcatattttgtagttagagtttcggttggttcttttccaagcttttgtatactcagcgattgaattttattggcagtattaataatgtttgacatcttttctttctctggagcacgcgttttgggaataataacTCTATTTTCCGTCATGACcgattctaagcttactttcttgtatctgtcgcattgcggatttcctcggaggctacgtttaattaaatcattgatagtcccgctagatgacctaccctctagtctaaaaaatacctacagtgctcaaaaatcctacgagcgtTGTTACAGGGTTATTTTCACATTGCATATGTTCTTCTGTTCTTTATGTCCTTATCACTTCAAGGTCGGGGTCTTAATGGTCCCCGTTTGCTTCAGGCATTAATGCTGGTAACGGCTGATGCTTTGATATGAAGTTGAATTGTGTACATTGGCGGGGATTGCTAGTAACTCTTTTGAAGAGACTGCGTTTATGGATAATTAATATAACATGCAGTGATAATAACACAACTTTTTTTTGTAGAATGGtaagttagaaaatataatcaGTGGAATTTCCATGGCCGGTTTAATGGATGTCTTATAttgagtatatttaaatttttaccaagtaTAGATAATAATCCACGTTAATTTTTGCACGTCTGTCGAGGTTAAAAATACGGTTCAGCTTCTATTAAATTGGTAGCCACATATTACACCTCGTTTTGAGAATCGGTCAGCGTAAATTTGGATTCTAGTTCTGAGGCGCTGCAGCGCGCTGTAGTAGCGGATTTGGTGTTTTAATGTGAAtggttttttagtttaatttggaatatttaaagaATCTGTATGACTAGTCAAGGTTGGTCACGACCAggggttgagaaatattttcattcgatctGTGATATCCTGCTACCGGTGGtaaactgttttatttcaattttggatttgCATTTAAACTCTGTCGTCAGCCGTAAGAATGTGTGCACAGGAAGATGAAAAACGAGAAGTTTAGATATGAATGCTAATCTCGCTAGATATAAATTAATCAGGGCATAAGTTTTCTGAATTAGAAATGTATCGCCATGCGAGTTTGAGgacatttttgtttttgcatggatttcttgacataaaaaacagtctcttcaagtaatttccttttttgcgcGTTCATTGGATATTAGCCAAAGAATCGGTGAATTGTATAGCTGTTAGTTCAAccctaaattcaaaatttgaacggTTAAGCTACATGAATACTTTTGAAGGTCAACGTAATTTTCCCCTGCGGCGTTAAGCGTGAATCTACCTGATTAACCGGTTGTCCTAAGGgcaaataacggaaaaataactCCCCGGTCATAAAAATTGCACTCCCTAGTAATTCAAGGAGACATTTAAACGAGACAGCTCTAATAACCGGACTCATTGTAAGGTCCTTTAATGTAGAAATGTATGCTTTGCGATTAAGCCCTATATCAATTACTATGTTTATACTTTTTCGTGAACCGTAGTCGAAGATTTTCTCATTATCGCCTAAATATGAGAGCATTATTGAAGTTGATCAATcctgcaatgaaatttttctctattttctttgtgatttagtcccgttattttttcacttcgtctaGCTGCTTCTGCAAGAAGTTTATGTTTTTGTCGCTTGGATTCCTTTCACCCCTTTTCGAGTcttcttcatgtatttttcattcggtCGTTGAGTTCACCAACTCAAAGTACAACccgtgactttttttatttatctttaatctgtATAAATGGCTGAGCACCGATTACCATTGCCTTTAAcgcaacattttttcaatttttactgttttttcaaGTCCTGCTCACTCCTTCCGCCTCGTGGGCTCATTCGTTGTCTATCTCATCGCCCTCAGCGGTGACCATTTCGAGGATTTCTCATCCACCGCCCCCCATTCGCCATCGCTTTCGTGAACATCTGCATGTGGAGTCAAGGCAACCAAGCCACCCTCGTGGCCATTTCAGATCGTAATTACTCTGATCGTTACCTGGTCATTGGTGAGCTAGCACGACTAGATAGTAGAACTCTCCTTCTCGAGCCCTACGTGAACTATTTTCTCCTAGCATCGATCTACTTTGAGTTATATTTCCACTTACTACTAGTTTGttaaaagtaagatttttttatctacGCATACGAAATTGGTACATCGTAATATGAAAATGCTCATTCATTTCCCTCAACACTTTCCCTAAGGTAtattattggaattcgttttcccgtggaaaaataaaagaaacacttgAGCAAAAGTTAGAAGTCAGTCTAATCACCTTAACTACGACTTGATTTGCTGTTACATTAACTGGCTAATGGCTCGTCTCCAAGCACCTCCCGCAATATGCGTATTGAGGCGGGGTAGTGTAaagatgaaaaggtaaaagaatgacatttttctaacatcatacgaaattcttcaatcttcgatattttgctccgtttttgtttggataaatatttttctgcaactgcTTCCTAAGTTATGTTTCACTGAAAAGGAAGAGGTTGAGCTGAGAGTCTTatcttttttaatcatgaatattttaacatgcattcctttgtttaacgacattaatttaatgtttgaattaaaattctctgCTTGCATGGGGgagtattcaaagaaattttccagTATTTGCTATATTTTCGTAGAAATTCGGTTGTGAACACCCGATATTATGGAgttcagtttttaataaataaggagaGCGTGCATTggaatttgcattaaaattttatcctccctTTTTTACTCGTCACTAATTGGCTGATGAGGATTCAAAGGACATCTACCAGTGGCAAAAAAGCAAGTCCCACAAAGACGGACCAATGACTGTAtgggaaaaaatagttgaaaacgaTTCGTCCTCACTGTAAGTACTTTCAGCTCTTCCGATTACCTATGAAAGAGAACGATAGGTACAGATGACTactcttttccgtttttattttaatagaactaaggtgaatgaaaggtattttattgtaacaaaattattttatgtacttaaatgGAACGGATTGCTTTCActtaaattgtacgaaaaattttcatggtggATTACCAACACATTGCTACCAACTTGTCAATAGTAACTATGTGATTGCCTAATATGTGACACATTTGAGTTGATCGACATGTTGCTACAGTGGCATATTCTTTAGCGCGTGTTAATAAAGTTTGGGTTCCAAGTTGGTTGGTGTGGAATGGATATGTTTTTAGAAGGGATTGGATGCTTAGAAAGTGTAACGAGATAGAAATTTGCAAACGGTTTGCCGCCCTATCTTACTCGGCGCCGCTAAAGGCTTTACTGTGTTCCGAAACGAGCTTCGTTCGGGTCGCTTTCTCCTCCATTACATTCGCTCTTGAATTGAAGGGGTGAATGGAAAAACTCCCTCCTAATCCAATAACGCGCTTGGCTGTACATACTCCTTTGCAGGGACGGCTTTGGAGACTTTGGCTTCGTCGAGTATTCCAATcgacttgaaaatatcatttactctACGGGAAGATCATAGGCGTCGTCAtcaagttcacttttttatgtcGGTGACCCTGACTtactcgcatgatcattcattcacGGATTTTTGTGTCTTATCTCATAATAGCATTAAGATGAGGACAAGTTTTGCTCTTTATTTCTTACTGATTTCTTCATAACTTTGGTCAATggtcaaaaaatatctatttgttgtttttatgatttaatgatatatgacctatactacaggaattttttattattaattaaaaaaggttaagataagagaaaaaagaaaatctattaaaaGCTTTTAGGAAAATAGTTGATTGTAATCTATTcatctatgtatttttcattttataatgaaattaagacgcttttccaaattttcttgatattgttAACCATAAGAGTCAATTTTGTCCAAGGCTTGGCGGAATTTGGTTGGAATGATCTAAAAAAGGAACATATGCATAACACGTGAATGCGTTCACTAAACTGTAATTGCCTATTCATAGTGCCGCAATAGACGCTATTACAATCAACTCATTTCACGAAATTGGTCTGGCAATTTATAGAAACAAATAGTGActtaaaacttttgttatttttttgtttcaatgactgtttttaatagaataaattgacatattttatcaatgattggCAATAGAATTTTAAGGCCTCTGTTTATTCTTAAATGCTTGTACTAAATGTTGCAGTACTGATTGTCTTTGGACCTTCGTTACCACGGAAAATGTAGAAGTATGAATCTATGCGGATCTACCTTATGATAAAGGTGTGACTGTCAAATTAGCGTCCTTCTCAGACCGACCAAATAGCAAATATGTAAtacgatttgaaaatatatttaattgcatcTCGTTATTAGCACCTATCCCTCGCGAGTACAATTATAGAGGATGAAACTATTGGTTTGACGTGCTCCGGTTGCTAATGTTCTGTTtgttatatttcgaaaaaaagcaatttttttgtgtgctaaattttcttttcttatctctatatcgacgtaattgaaactttttcccttaattaattttcaatgtctacCTGCACCCGAAAACAGTATATTTGAGCCTTGCCAATGAATGCCTATAcccaaagtataaaaatgtttccctCTTGGGGCTCGAACCCTCGTTCTGCGGAAAAGGCTAGGAAATAAGTTGGTTGGATCCGAGGCCGCCAATGCTGAATGCATCGTCAAATATTCTCCAAAATGCTCGCTGTTTTGATATGGCACTTCGGAAGGCGTAGGAGAAACTCTCCTGGCATGGGGAGAAGCCTGCATATTTCATCGAGAAAATAATTAACCGTCAAACAAGAGGgttttggaaaagttttcatttgtcgGGTGAATGTGGGGCAGTGGCTCCCTTTGGGTAGGTGACCGTGAAGTTAGTTGGGCGCTCCTCGAGACGCCTCGCTTTAACCCTCGCCACctgttactaaaaaaattacgtcCTACCTActtggggtcttttttgaccccatcgtggatattattttttttaatgaaaaataatactccaatgacttatattaatgagtattttatttgaacACATAACAGgtcaattaacagaaaaatcccACTCCAATATATACATtggataatttacaaaaaattaaaaatattacaatttttagaattgaatGAGGACACAATAGAACTACATATTTAAGTACATAGTTTGATTatctgaatgcatatttttaaaagttaacatttgaactgtaattttaaaactttgttattacaatttacaaagaaatggtaataaaaataaaatattttaacaaattctgatgactcaaaatatttgtggcaaattttaATCTGAATCTTCATCTCCACTACCATTACTGTCACATTGCATACAGATGCTTCTCTTTTGAACATGATTACTACACACATATCTATTGCAAATATTACAATGAGTATTGGTTTTTTTGTCACTCTTACGTGGGCATATGCAACATCTACCACGCTTATTTTTGgacataatttcgatttcattttctgGCAGAATGTTGCCAATCCCagcattttttatggcagtctGAATTCTTTTTGTTTGGCAACCGGTTTTTCCTATTCGACGATGAATTTCAGGCGTTATCAATTCTTTTGCTAATTCTAAAAGGAACCGCCGCCTAGAATTTTTTCCGCGGAAAGAGGGGTATTTTCTCAAATACATTTGATATGCATTTATACCTGCAAGGTCCACGATATCAAAGAAGATAGTCAATGGCCATCGTCTAGTCCCTCTTTTTACAGAATACTGTCGAGCCATTTGATCCACAGTATCCACACCAAATTTTGTTGAGTTGTAATAGAGAATTACTTCTGGTTTTTTCTTTTCAGAGGAACATATTTCAAATGCCTTATGTTGAGTAGACAATAATACCACTGATTTTCCTTTGCTGGGGACATAAGAAGTCAAAAGTGTGTTATGGGAAAATGCAGAATTTGAGGAATTAATCTCCCTGTTTTTTGATGGGAGCATTATTGGTGGCAATTCCCTGCGATTTTTTCGCATTGTACCCACGAGTGTtagggataattttaataaatcttggcCAAGatcaaaacttgtaaaaaaattatctgtggtGATGTTTCCACCAGACCCACTCAAGTGACTCACCAGATCCATTACTACCCGCTTCCCTTGCTGTATTTCACGCATATCTCCATGTTTACCTGCGTAGATTTGCAAATTTACAATGTACATATTTTCGCAATCCACAGccatccaaattttaatgccgtATTTTCCTGGTTTCGAGGGAATATATACTTTAAAAGCA encodes:
- the LOC124155150 gene encoding piggyBac transposable element-derived protein 4-like; this translates as MAAYRVKFAPGYSENEALTDLFGSDEEDIPNESDGSEAEEDNMEVEIEDQEEDEEIQDEYVKDDSRFMVSKDEKIKWDTVEPKTPGKILSRNIIRQDAGFPGHIQCVEKSEFFRCFITDLMVKNICQYTNQRANQIKDRKSLRKWKNLDSIEFLAFLGLCITYGVQKGRGKPLNEFWSDEFGFPIFKATMSRSRFENILSCLRFDNKETREARKRETKNKAEAVSEMMNLFSSACKSSFIPGPNITVDEHLCTFRGRCAFKVYIPSKPGKYGIKIWMAVDCENMYIVNLQIYAGKHGDMREIQQGKRVVMDLVSHLSGSGGNITTDNFFTSFDLGQDLLKLSLTLVGTMRKNRRELPPIMLPSKNREINSSNSAFSHNTLLTSYVPSKGKSVVLLSTQHKAFEICSSEKKKPEVILYYNSTKFGVDTVDQMARQYSVKRGTRRWPLTIFFDIVDLAGINAYQMYLRKYPSFRGKNSRRRFLLELAKELITPEIHRRIGKTGCQTKRIQTAIKNAGIGNILPENEIEIMSKNKRGRCCICPRKSDKKTNTHCNICNRYVCSNHVQKRSICMQCDSNGSGDEDSD